A region of Actinomycetota bacterium DNA encodes the following proteins:
- a CDS encoding ATP-binding cassette domain-containing protein — translation MTNAVTAVGLLKTFHGKKGSTVEAVRGVDLQVHKGEVFGFLGPNGAGKSTTVRMLTTLTTISGGSAEVMGIDVASNPDGVRRKIGVALQEVGLDPRQSGREILVLQARLFDLSHAEASARAEELLELVELTESADRRTKTYSGGMKRRLDLASALVHRPDVLFLDEPTTGLDPVSRVVVWEEVRRINELGVTVFLTTQYLEEADQLCSRLAIIDGGKIVREGTPEALKAELKAKRGGDSEPTLDDVFLDVTGRGRERGAGEVREVRG, via the coding sequence ATGACAAATGCGGTGACAGCAGTCGGATTGCTCAAGACATTCCATGGCAAGAAGGGCTCGACGGTTGAAGCCGTTCGTGGCGTTGACCTGCAGGTCCACAAGGGTGAGGTGTTCGGCTTCCTGGGCCCGAACGGGGCCGGCAAGTCCACGACAGTTCGGATGCTCACCACTTTGACCACCATTTCCGGCGGCTCAGCAGAGGTCATGGGCATTGACGTGGCGTCCAACCCCGACGGGGTGCGGCGCAAGATCGGCGTAGCCCTGCAGGAGGTCGGCCTGGACCCTCGTCAGAGCGGACGCGAGATCCTCGTCCTGCAGGCAAGGCTGTTCGACCTGTCGCACGCCGAGGCCTCGGCTCGCGCGGAGGAACTTCTCGAACTTGTCGAACTGACCGAATCAGCTGATCGCCGAACGAAGACCTATTCCGGCGGCATGAAGCGTCGCCTGGATCTGGCCAGCGCGCTGGTTCACCGGCCCGATGTGCTCTTCCTGGATGAGCCGACGACGGGGCTGGATCCGGTGAGTCGTGTGGTGGTGTGGGAGGAGGTGCGCCGCATCAATGAGCTCGGCGTCACGGTGTTCCTCACGACCCAGTACTTGGAGGAGGCCGATCAACTCTGCTCCCGCCTGGCCATCATCGACGGCGGCAAGATCGTGCGAGAAGGCACTCCGGAGGCGCTCAAGGCCGAGCTCAAGGCCAAGCGCGGTGGCGATTCTGAGCCCACCCTCGATGATGTATTTCTCGACGTGACTGGCCGTGGCCGAGAACGTGGCGCAGGCGAGGTACGGGAGGTGCGGGGATGA
- a CDS encoding ABC transporter permease, whose product MNALKVLGGRGLREALRTPDALLPTLFIPLFFLVVNVGQAARIFPTDTTPFLKGQSYAAFQLPATILLAASFGTAALYLVEEIENGYFDKIRATPVSRTSIALGRLISEPIKIAVMTVFILLVAFPFGVTVTSGVVGVLLLVMLAAGWATGYAAFLQFVALKTRSAAATNSAGLVFFPLLFLTPNFVPRNLLTDQMEVAATFNPVTYVMESMRSLILEPLNWPVIAPGFIVVAVFVGVMLGINVRVMSSYD is encoded by the coding sequence ATGAACGCCCTGAAGGTTCTCGGTGGCCGCGGCTTGCGCGAGGCCCTGCGCACTCCCGACGCGCTGCTGCCCACGCTGTTCATTCCGCTGTTCTTCCTCGTGGTCAATGTCGGCCAAGCAGCTCGTATCTTCCCGACCGATACGACGCCCTTCCTCAAGGGCCAGAGCTACGCCGCCTTCCAACTGCCAGCGACGATTCTTCTCGCCGCGTCATTCGGAACAGCCGCGCTCTACCTCGTGGAAGAGATCGAGAACGGCTACTTCGACAAGATTCGCGCCACGCCGGTGTCACGAACCTCGATCGCCCTCGGGCGGCTGATCTCAGAGCCCATCAAGATCGCTGTGATGACCGTCTTCATCCTGCTCGTCGCGTTTCCTTTCGGTGTCACGGTCACCAGTGGGGTTGTCGGCGTTCTGCTGCTCGTCATGCTCGCGGCCGGCTGGGCGACCGGATATGCAGCGTTCCTGCAATTCGTGGCGCTCAAGACACGCAGCGCAGCAGCAACGAACTCAGCCGGGCTGGTGTTCTTCCCATTGCTGTTCCTGACGCCGAACTTCGTGCCTCGCAACCTGCTCACCGATCAGATGGAGGTCGCAGCAACGTTCAACCCCGTCACCTACGTCATGGAGTCCATGCGGTCGCTGATCCTGGAACCGCTCAACTGGCCGGTTATCGCGCCCGGCTTCATCGTCGTCGCCGTGTTCGTGGGTGTGATGCTCGGTATCAACGTCAGGGTCATGAGCTCGTACGACTGA
- the guaA gene encoding glutamine-hydrolyzing GMP synthase codes for MSSQPTVLVVDFGAQYAQLIARRVREGQVYSEIVPFTISAAEVAAKNPAAVVLSGGPSSVYDDGAPQLDPGILELGIPVFGICYGFQAMAQALGGTVANTGSREYGRTQLEVSEPGKLFAGLPASQQVWMSHGDGVTHAPEGFTVTASTAGAPVAAFEDAERKLAGVQFHPEVLHSEQGQAILVNFLREIAELAPTWTMANLIDEQVAAMRAKVGIGRVICGLSGGVDSAVAAALVQKAVGDQLTCVFVDHGLLRKGEAEQVERDYVAATGVKLVVVDAQEQFMQHLDGVTDPEQKRKIIGREFIRVFEAAARDVVESAGAAGGKVEFLVQGTLYPDVVESGGGAGTASIKSHHNVGGLPDDLQFTLIEPLRTLFKDEVRQVGLDLGLPPEIVWRHPFPGPGLAIRIVGSINAERLAILREADAIAREELTAAGLDREVWQFPVVLLADVRSVGVQGDGRTYGHPIVLRPVSSEDAMTADWSRLPYEVLERISTRITNEVPQINRVVLDLTSKPPGTIEWE; via the coding sequence GTGAGCAGCCAGCCGACCGTCCTCGTCGTTGATTTCGGCGCTCAATACGCCCAACTCATTGCCCGTCGCGTTCGCGAAGGGCAGGTCTATTCCGAGATCGTGCCGTTCACCATCTCGGCCGCCGAGGTCGCAGCGAAGAATCCCGCGGCTGTGGTGCTCAGCGGTGGCCCTTCCAGCGTCTATGACGATGGCGCTCCACAACTTGACCCGGGCATCTTGGAGCTGGGCATTCCTGTCTTTGGCATTTGCTACGGCTTTCAAGCGATGGCGCAAGCACTTGGTGGAACGGTCGCGAACACTGGCAGCCGCGAATACGGACGAACCCAACTCGAGGTGAGTGAACCGGGCAAGCTCTTTGCCGGTTTGCCGGCTTCGCAGCAAGTCTGGATGTCGCATGGCGATGGCGTCACGCATGCGCCCGAAGGATTCACCGTCACAGCCAGCACAGCAGGTGCACCAGTAGCTGCCTTCGAGGATGCCGAGCGCAAGCTCGCAGGAGTGCAGTTCCATCCCGAGGTGCTGCACAGTGAGCAGGGCCAGGCGATTCTGGTGAACTTCCTGCGCGAGATTGCTGAACTTGCACCAACGTGGACGATGGCCAACCTCATTGACGAACAAGTTGCGGCCATGCGCGCGAAGGTAGGCATTGGTCGAGTGATCTGCGGCCTGTCCGGCGGCGTTGATTCAGCAGTGGCCGCGGCCTTAGTGCAGAAGGCTGTAGGCGATCAGCTCACATGTGTTTTTGTCGATCACGGACTTCTGCGCAAGGGCGAAGCCGAGCAGGTCGAACGTGATTACGTTGCCGCAACTGGCGTCAAGCTCGTCGTCGTCGATGCGCAAGAGCAGTTCATGCAGCACCTCGATGGCGTCACCGACCCAGAGCAAAAGCGCAAGATCATCGGACGTGAGTTCATCCGTGTTTTCGAGGCAGCAGCTCGCGATGTCGTTGAGTCAGCGGGCGCAGCTGGCGGCAAGGTTGAGTTTCTGGTGCAGGGCACTCTCTACCCTGATGTCGTTGAGTCAGGTGGAGGCGCTGGCACCGCGAGTATCAAGAGTCATCACAATGTTGGCGGTCTGCCAGATGATCTGCAGTTCACGCTGATTGAACCGCTGCGCACTTTGTTCAAGGATGAAGTCCGACAGGTCGGACTCGATCTCGGGCTCCCACCGGAGATCGTCTGGCGGCATCCCTTCCCGGGCCCGGGCTTGGCAATCCGCATTGTTGGATCAATCAATGCCGAACGTCTGGCGATCTTGCGCGAAGCCGATGCCATCGCCCGCGAAGAACTTACAGCTGCCGGCCTTGACAGAGAGGTCTGGCAGTTCCCTGTAGTGCTGCTGGCCGATGTGCGTTCTGTCGGAGTGCAAGGTGACGGACGAACCTACGGTCACCCGATCGTCTTGCGTCCGGTTTCCAGCGAAGATGCGATGACTGCCGATTGGTCGCGGCTGCCGTATGAAGTCCTAGAAAGAATCTCCACGCGCATCACCAATGAAGTTCCACAGATCAACCGAGTGGTGCTCGATCTCACGAGCAAGCCGCCGGGCACTATCGAATGGGAGTGA
- a CDS encoding CD225/dispanin family protein, producing the protein MSELEQPLPTQGLESPRIYLWWAIAATAFCFAPFGIVAIWFGYRTLRAVDRNDLDAARKSSTASRRWLIVTVIVGLIINLTLLVIFGLMGAFST; encoded by the coding sequence ATGTCTGAACTCGAACAGCCACTCCCGACTCAAGGCCTAGAAAGCCCGCGTATCTACCTTTGGTGGGCCATCGCGGCAACTGCCTTCTGCTTTGCGCCTTTCGGGATTGTGGCGATCTGGTTTGGCTATCGCACGCTGCGCGCAGTGGATCGCAATGATCTGGATGCCGCCCGCAAGTCAAGCACGGCAAGCCGCCGCTGGCTGATCGTCACCGTCATTGTCGGCCTCATCATCAATCTGACTCTGCTCGTGATCTTCGGTCTGATGGGCGCATTCAGCACCTGA
- a CDS encoding GuaB3 family IMP dehydrogenase-related protein — MDSIEIGGTKRARRGYTFDEIAIAPSRRTRDPQAVSTAWQIDAYQFKLPFMAAPMDSIVSPASAEQLSELGMLATLNVEGLWGRYADPLPLLQEISELTDADVVVRLQQIYAAAAVDPDLVETRVKELKAAGITVAVALSPQATAVLAPLVSRAGADIVVIRGTTVSAEHVTRDEEPLNLKQFIYELEAPVIVGGCATYQAALHLMRTGAAGVLVGFGGGSESTTADVLGVRVPMASAIAEIAAARRDYLDESGGRYVHVIADGGLGRSGDIVKAFACGADAAMLSSVLARATDAPGQGAHWGAEAWHAQLPRGKRNALEQAGTFEEILHGPSRRADGTMNIAGALRKAMATTGYSELKEFQRVEMVIGGS; from the coding sequence ATGGATTCCATCGAGATCGGTGGGACGAAACGTGCCCGTCGTGGCTATACCTTTGACGAGATTGCCATCGCGCCCAGTCGGCGTACTCGCGATCCACAAGCAGTTTCCACGGCTTGGCAGATTGATGCCTACCAGTTCAAGTTGCCATTCATGGCGGCACCGATGGACTCCATCGTCAGCCCGGCCAGTGCCGAGCAACTCAGCGAGCTCGGCATGCTCGCCACCTTGAATGTTGAAGGACTTTGGGGTCGCTATGCCGATCCACTGCCATTGCTTCAGGAGATCTCCGAGCTCACCGATGCTGATGTTGTTGTCCGGCTGCAGCAGATCTATGCAGCCGCAGCAGTTGATCCGGATCTCGTTGAAACTCGGGTGAAGGAACTCAAAGCAGCAGGCATCACCGTCGCGGTTGCTCTGAGCCCGCAAGCCACTGCCGTTCTTGCGCCGCTCGTGTCGCGCGCCGGCGCTGACATTGTCGTGATCCGTGGCACCACGGTTTCGGCCGAGCACGTCACACGCGACGAAGAGCCATTGAACCTCAAGCAGTTCATCTACGAACTCGAAGCACCGGTGATTGTTGGTGGTTGCGCCACGTATCAGGCTGCCTTGCACCTCATGCGAACAGGCGCAGCTGGGGTGCTCGTTGGCTTCGGCGGCGGTTCTGAATCAACGACTGCGGATGTGCTCGGCGTGCGTGTGCCGATGGCCAGTGCCATCGCCGAGATCGCCGCGGCTCGTCGCGATTATCTCGACGAGTCCGGTGGTCGTTATGTCCATGTCATTGCCGACGGCGGCCTTGGCCGTAGCGGCGATATCGTCAAGGCCTTCGCCTGCGGAGCCGATGCAGCGATGCTGAGCTCGGTGCTTGCTCGCGCTACTGACGCCCCTGGGCAGGGTGCGCATTGGGGTGCTGAGGCCTGGCACGCGCAACTGCCACGAGGCAAGCGCAATGCGCTCGAGCAGGCTGGCACCTTCGAAGAGATCCTGCACGGACCCTCGCGTCGCGCCGATGGAACCATGAACATTGCAGGTGCATTGCGCAAGGCGATGGCGACAACGGGCTACAGCGAACTCAAGGAGTTCCAGCGCGTTGAGATGGTCATCGGCGGCTCATAG
- the guaB gene encoding IMP dehydrogenase: MTGEVPEKFAYLGLTYDDVLLLPSESDVVPSAVDTSAFVTRNIKVKVPLVSSAMDTVTEARMAIAMARFGGVGVLHRNLSIEEQAIQVDMVKRSEAGMVSHPVTCLPSDTLIDVDQLCARYRISGVPVVDANGILVGIVTNRDMRFEDDMTKPASDVMTRMPLVTAPLGVSPEDALAILAARKVEKLPLVDEAGRLRGLFTVKDFTKTDKYPNATKDSGGRLVVGAAVGVGEDSERRAKALIEAGVDFLVVDTAHGHSRAVIDMVRLLKSQTHIDIMGGNVATREGAQALVDAGADGIKVGVGPGSICTTRIVAGVGVPQISAIYEASLAARPAGVPVIGDGGLQYSGDIAKALVAGADVVMLGSLLAGTEEAPGDVVFISGKQFKSYRGMGSLGAMQSRGEARSYSKDRYFQDDVLSDDKLVPEGIEGLVPYRGPLTAVAHQLVGGLRAAMGYSGASTVPDLHQRGKFVRITSAGLRESHPHDVQMTIEAPNYTGR, from the coding sequence ATGACAGGTGAGGTCCCGGAGAAGTTCGCATACTTGGGTTTGACCTATGACGATGTGCTGCTGTTGCCCTCTGAATCGGACGTCGTTCCAAGCGCGGTCGATACTTCAGCATTCGTAACCCGAAACATCAAGGTGAAGGTCCCCTTGGTGTCCAGTGCCATGGATACCGTCACCGAGGCCCGGATGGCGATCGCCATGGCCCGCTTTGGTGGCGTTGGTGTGCTGCATCGCAATCTTTCAATTGAAGAACAGGCCATTCAGGTCGACATGGTCAAGCGTTCCGAGGCTGGCATGGTCAGCCATCCGGTCACATGTCTGCCCAGTGACACATTGATCGATGTTGACCAACTCTGCGCGCGCTACCGCATCTCAGGTGTGCCGGTCGTGGATGCCAACGGCATCCTGGTGGGCATCGTCACCAACCGCGACATGCGCTTCGAAGATGACATGACCAAGCCTGCCTCCGATGTGATGACGCGCATGCCGCTTGTCACTGCTCCCCTGGGAGTCAGTCCAGAAGATGCCCTTGCGATTCTGGCTGCGCGCAAGGTTGAGAAGCTTCCGCTCGTCGATGAAGCCGGTCGACTCCGTGGACTGTTCACCGTCAAGGATTTCACCAAGACCGACAAGTACCCCAATGCCACAAAGGATTCCGGTGGTCGTTTGGTCGTCGGCGCTGCAGTTGGCGTTGGAGAGGATTCAGAACGTCGCGCCAAGGCACTGATTGAGGCGGGTGTTGATTTCCTCGTGGTCGATACCGCGCACGGCCATTCACGCGCAGTGATCGACATGGTGCGTTTGCTCAAGAGCCAGACGCACATCGACATCATGGGCGGCAATGTGGCAACCCGCGAGGGTGCGCAGGCACTCGTTGATGCCGGTGCCGACGGCATCAAGGTCGGCGTGGGCCCCGGCTCAATCTGCACCACCCGAATCGTCGCTGGAGTTGGCGTTCCACAGATCTCAGCCATTTACGAAGCCTCGCTCGCAGCACGGCCGGCAGGTGTTCCTGTTATTGGTGACGGCGGCTTGCAGTACTCAGGTGATATCGCCAAGGCACTCGTCGCTGGAGCTGACGTCGTGATGCTCGGCTCGCTGCTTGCTGGCACCGAAGAAGCTCCTGGCGATGTCGTGTTCATCAGCGGCAAGCAGTTCAAGTCCTACCGAGGCATGGGGTCACTCGGCGCTATGCAGTCTCGCGGTGAGGCGCGTTCGTACAGCAAGGATCGCTACTTCCAGGACGACGTCCTCAGCGATGACAAGCTCGTACCGGAGGGCATTGAAGGCTTGGTGCCCTACCGCGGTCCGCTCACTGCCGTCGCACATCAACTCGTCGGTGGCCTTCGAGCAGCAATGGGGTACTCAGGTGCGTCAACCGTTCCAGATTTGCACCAGCGTGGAAAATTCGTGCGTATTACTTCCGCCGGACTGCGCGAGTCACATCCGCACGACGTGCAGATGACCATCGAAGCTCCGAACTACACCGGGCGTTAG
- a CDS encoding type II toxin-antitoxin system prevent-host-death family antitoxin — protein MTTAIPVRTLSVTDAASRGVSSLVASAESGQDVVVERRGKPVAVVVGMGRLARLDKLESELRDISLLLARAATDTGERVDLDDALAVLGFDRSELEAELARDIAAGRE, from the coding sequence ATGACGACGGCCATCCCTGTGCGCACCCTGTCCGTGACTGACGCTGCCAGCCGCGGCGTGTCCAGCCTCGTGGCATCTGCGGAGTCAGGCCAGGACGTCGTCGTGGAGCGTCGTGGCAAGCCCGTCGCTGTCGTGGTCGGCATGGGCAGGCTCGCCCGCCTGGACAAGTTGGAGTCGGAGTTGCGTGACATCAGCTTGCTGCTCGCACGCGCTGCCACCGATACCGGCGAGCGGGTCGACCTGGACGACGCGCTGGCTGTGCTGGGCTTCGATCGTTCTGAGCTTGAAGCCGAACTCGCCAGGGACATCGCAGCAGGACGCGAGTGA
- a CDS encoding DUF5701 family protein yields the protein MSVASQIQGLITLGVHELAGKSVKAFSALGAQLAESEDSVVAVHPDLVSPSALAPLLRRGDKRGFVVVDMADLDEFTTVAGVAIPERPLYLLHKTNRGDDLRNWTPVEVYAELELRGRSALTISEGISWLLAQPEQLEPNHCFMTIASRKVKDAKGTLDARTPAIWISGGTGRDGRENKYAPKVGWCWAGNRHTWLGFASTVGRS from the coding sequence ATGAGTGTTGCCAGCCAGATTCAAGGTCTCATCACACTGGGAGTTCACGAGCTCGCGGGCAAGTCGGTGAAGGCGTTCAGCGCACTGGGCGCGCAGTTGGCAGAGTCTGAGGATTCAGTCGTCGCCGTGCACCCGGATCTGGTTTCACCGAGCGCTCTTGCCCCGCTGCTGCGCAGAGGCGACAAGCGTGGCTTTGTTGTGGTGGACATGGCCGATCTTGATGAGTTCACCACTGTCGCGGGTGTGGCAATTCCCGAACGGCCTCTGTACCTCCTGCACAAGACCAACCGCGGAGATGATCTGCGCAACTGGACTCCGGTCGAGGTGTACGCAGAGCTTGAACTGCGCGGACGCAGCGCGCTGACCATCAGCGAAGGCATCAGTTGGCTGCTTGCACAGCCAGAACAACTTGAGCCGAATCACTGCTTTATGACCATCGCCTCTCGCAAGGTGAAGGACGCCAAGGGCACTCTGGATGCTCGTACTCCCGCGATCTGGATCAGTGGTGGCACGGGCCGCGACGGTAGAGAGAACAAGTACGCTCCCAAGGTCGGCTGGTGCTGGGCGGGCAATCGTCACACCTGGCTTGGGTTCGCCTCAACAGTTGGCCGCTCCTAA
- the groL gene encoding chaperonin GroEL (60 kDa chaperone family; promotes refolding of misfolded polypeptides especially under stressful conditions; forms two stacked rings of heptamers to form a barrel-shaped 14mer; ends can be capped by GroES; misfolded proteins enter the barrel where they are refolded when GroES binds), with product MAKILEFDEDARRSLERGVNALADAVRVTLGPKGRNVVIDKKWGAPTITNDGVTIAREIELEDPYENLGAQLAKEVATKTNDVAGDGTTTATVLAQAMVREGLKQVAAGASPMDLKRGIDKAVAAVSDALQAAARPVNGKEEIADVATVSSQDREIGNLISDAFDKVGKDGVISVEESSTTVVELEFTEGMQFDKGYVSQYMVTDAERMEAVLEDAYILIVQGKVASVQELLPILEKVMAAGKPLLIIAEDVEGEALSTLVVNRIRGTFSSAAVKAPAFGDRRKAVLEDVAVLTGAQVVAPEVGLKLDQVGLEVLGSARRIVITKDNTTIVDGGGAPGVVTDRVAQLRKEIENSDSDWDKEKLQERLAKLSGGVVVIKVGAHTEVELKEKKHRIEDAVSATRAAIDEGIVSGGGAALVQAISVLKDDLGLTGDQATGVRIVRSAAVEPLRWIAENAGEQGYVVVSKVQELPLGQGYNAATDTYGDLIADGVIDPVKVTRSALVNAASIAALLLTTEALVVEKREDADEPAGGGHGHSH from the coding sequence ATGGCAAAGATCCTGGAATTCGACGAGGACGCCCGACGCAGTCTTGAGCGCGGCGTCAATGCACTTGCTGATGCAGTGCGCGTAACCCTTGGGCCAAAGGGCCGCAACGTCGTCATCGACAAGAAGTGGGGCGCCCCCACGATCACCAACGACGGTGTCACCATCGCTCGCGAGATTGAGCTTGAGGATCCATACGAGAACCTCGGCGCACAGCTGGCCAAGGAAGTAGCAACCAAGACCAACGACGTCGCTGGCGATGGCACCACCACCGCGACCGTGCTGGCTCAGGCCATGGTGCGCGAGGGGCTGAAGCAGGTTGCCGCTGGCGCCTCGCCCATGGATCTCAAGCGCGGCATCGACAAGGCTGTCGCTGCTGTTTCCGATGCACTGCAAGCCGCTGCTCGCCCGGTCAATGGCAAGGAAGAGATCGCCGATGTGGCGACCGTCTCCAGCCAGGATCGTGAGATCGGCAACCTGATTTCTGACGCTTTCGACAAGGTCGGCAAGGACGGTGTCATCTCGGTTGAAGAGTCCAGCACCACAGTGGTTGAGCTCGAATTCACTGAGGGCATGCAGTTCGACAAGGGCTATGTCTCTCAGTACATGGTTACTGACGCTGAGCGCATGGAAGCAGTGCTTGAAGATGCCTACATCCTGATCGTTCAGGGCAAGGTCGCCAGCGTGCAAGAGCTGCTGCCAATCCTTGAGAAGGTCATGGCTGCCGGCAAGCCGCTGCTGATCATCGCTGAAGATGTCGAGGGCGAGGCTCTTTCCACATTGGTCGTCAATCGCATCCGCGGCACTTTCTCCTCTGCTGCTGTGAAGGCTCCTGCCTTCGGAGATCGCCGCAAGGCAGTCCTCGAAGACGTTGCCGTGCTCACTGGCGCACAGGTTGTTGCCCCTGAGGTCGGCCTCAAGCTCGATCAGGTTGGCCTGGAGGTGCTCGGCTCTGCTCGTCGCATCGTCATCACCAAGGACAACACCACCATCGTTGATGGCGGCGGCGCACCTGGCGTAGTCACCGATCGCGTTGCGCAGCTGCGCAAGGAGATCGAAAACTCTGATTCGGATTGGGACAAGGAGAAGCTGCAGGAGCGTCTTGCCAAGCTCAGCGGCGGAGTTGTCGTCATCAAGGTTGGCGCACACACCGAGGTTGAACTCAAGGAGAAGAAGCACCGCATCGAAGATGCTGTGTCGGCAACTCGCGCAGCCATCGATGAGGGCATCGTCTCCGGTGGTGGGGCTGCACTTGTGCAGGCCATCTCGGTTCTCAAGGACGATCTGGGTCTCACCGGGGATCAGGCCACAGGTGTTCGCATTGTTCGCTCTGCAGCCGTAGAGCCACTTCGCTGGATCGCCGAGAACGCTGGCGAGCAGGGCTATGTCGTTGTCTCCAAGGTTCAGGAACTGCCCCTTGGTCAGGGCTACAACGCAGCCACCGACACCTACGGCGATCTGATCGCTGATGGTGTCATCGACCCGGTGAAGGTCACTCGCTCCGCGCTTGTCAATGCTGCATCCATCGCAGCCTTGCTGCTCACGACCGAGGCACTGGTTGTCGAGAAGCGCGAAGACGCTGATGAACCAGCCGGCGGCGGTCACGGACACAGCCACTAA
- the groES gene encoding co-chaperone GroES has product MSVNIKPLEDRILVQALEAEQTTASGLVIPDTAKEKPQEGTVIAVGPGRFDDAGAKRIPLDVAVGNVVIYSKYGGTEVKYNGEDYLLLSARDILAIVEK; this is encoded by the coding sequence GTGTCGGTCAACATCAAGCCACTCGAGGACCGCATCTTGGTCCAAGCCCTCGAAGCCGAGCAGACCACTGCTTCAGGCCTCGTCATTCCCGACACTGCCAAGGAGAAGCCCCAGGAGGGCACCGTCATTGCAGTGGGTCCGGGTCGTTTCGACGACGCCGGTGCCAAGCGCATCCCATTGGATGTTGCTGTCGGCAATGTTGTCATCTACAGCAAGTACGGCGGCACTGAGGTCAAGTACAACGGCGAGGATTACCTCCTGCTGTCTGCACGCGACATTCTCGCAATCGTCGAAAAGTAA
- the tsaD gene encoding tRNA (adenosine(37)-N6)-threonylcarbamoyltransferase complex transferase subunit TsaD: protein MSDPLILGIESSCDETGVGIVRGTTLLADAVASSVDEHARFGGVVPEVASRAHVEAMIPTIKRACVQAGVGLADFDAIAVTAGPGLSGALLIGTATAKALSTALEIPVFAVNHLAGHVVVDELEHGALPAAAIGLLVSGGHSSLLMVRDNAETVTSLGATIDDAAGEAFDKIARLLGLPFPGGPWIDSEAQTGDAKAIDFPRGLTSSRDLQERPYDFSFSGVKTSVARWIAQQQTLGIAISVPDVAASFQEAVVDVLTRKAITACKDTGIEHLVIGGGVAANSRLRALATERCNGAGINLRIPRPQLCTDNGAMIAALGSKLMRQGAQPSPLGFPTLSVLPVSTVLMHEQG, encoded by the coding sequence ATGAGTGACCCGCTGATTCTTGGGATTGAATCCAGTTGCGATGAGACTGGCGTTGGCATTGTGCGAGGCACCACCTTGTTGGCTGATGCTGTTGCGTCGAGCGTGGACGAGCATGCGCGCTTTGGAGGAGTTGTACCTGAAGTTGCATCGCGCGCGCATGTTGAGGCGATGATCCCCACGATCAAACGCGCGTGTGTGCAAGCGGGTGTGGGCCTTGCGGATTTCGATGCGATTGCAGTCACAGCGGGCCCTGGCTTGTCTGGGGCGCTATTGATTGGCACAGCCACTGCGAAGGCACTCTCAACTGCGCTTGAGATTCCGGTATTCGCCGTCAATCACCTTGCTGGGCACGTTGTGGTCGACGAACTCGAGCATGGCGCACTGCCAGCTGCAGCCATTGGCTTGCTGGTGTCCGGCGGCCACTCCTCACTGTTGATGGTTCGCGACAACGCGGAGACGGTCACCTCCCTAGGAGCGACGATTGATGATGCGGCGGGTGAGGCTTTCGACAAGATTGCGCGGCTGTTGGGCCTGCCGTTTCCCGGTGGTCCCTGGATCGACAGCGAGGCACAAACAGGTGATGCCAAGGCGATCGACTTTCCACGCGGATTGACTTCTTCGCGTGATTTGCAGGAGCGTCCTTATGACTTCTCCTTCAGCGGAGTCAAGACCTCAGTGGCGCGATGGATCGCTCAACAACAAACTCTCGGCATTGCGATTTCTGTCCCAGATGTTGCGGCGTCATTTCAAGAGGCCGTGGTGGATGTGCTGACGCGCAAGGCCATCACGGCGTGCAAGGACACAGGTATTGAGCATTTGGTCATCGGCGGTGGAGTTGCGGCGAATAGCAGGCTGCGGGCTCTTGCGACCGAGCGATGCAATGGTGCCGGAATCAATCTGCGCATTCCGAGACCACAGTTGTGCACTGACAATGGAGCGATGATCGCCGCTCTCGGTTCAAAGCTCATGCGACAGGGTGCGCAGCCCTCGCCCTTGGGCTTTCCGACTTTGTCAGTGCTGCCGGTGTCAACGGTCCTCATGCACGAGCAGGGTTGA